In Carassius gibelio isolate Cgi1373 ecotype wild population from Czech Republic chromosome A10, carGib1.2-hapl.c, whole genome shotgun sequence, the DNA window CTTCTTTTAGGGTTTGGGGAAGACCATTCAGACCATCTCGTTTCTGGCCTACCTTTATCAGGAAGGAAACCTTGGGCCTCATCTCATCACTGTTCCTGCTTCTACACTTGGTGAACAAAGCAGTTAGCTTCGAAATAACCATCACcatacaacaacaaaacaatttaatgaaaaaaatatatttttttttacagataattGGGTTCGGGAACTGAAACTTTGGTGCCCCAGTTTCAAAGTGTTGGTATATTATGGTAAAACCAAGAATCCTCTTTTTCAATTCTTTTACAGGTGAAGTGTgtgatttatattaattaattaattaattacattttaatgcctCTAGAGGCACCAAaccaaaaatgcattatatatttatacacagtgCTTAACAAATTTATTAGACCACCGACCACAAAAAAAACTAACAGTATTGGTTtagccagtgctgctgtgtttgtcTCGTTAGGATGCTGAAAATAAGCTAATGTTTTGATAGCACTCCACTTTTTGGTGAGAAACCAACCGACAAAAGCCTTCGTTTACACATTAACGTGGGAACGGAAATTTTtgcatgaacaaaaaataaataaaatgttgatgtcagtcTAATTGAGTTATTTCGGTAGGGTCTGCCGAGGATCGCAAGTATATGCGCTATGAGATTCTGGATCAGTTAGTGGAATACCACATCATTGTCTCCACGTGAGTATCGAAGTTCAAGCTCTCAAATACGCCTATGGTTCTTTCCCTGAACCCTCGAAGTAAGAGCCGAGGTGTCATATCCTTCACAGACCACCTGCATGTAAATCTGAGAAGGCGTCTGGGAAAATATGTATCTTTTGAACTATGCCACACACGGAGGCACAAGCCGTGAAGTTAGCATAGAAAAAAGCACCCTTCTTAAAGACATGATAATGATGAAATACTCAGCGTTTGAGTGAACGTGAAAAGGTCCAAGTAAAATGACCCTGTCCCATTTATTATTTATGGTAATGAAACATGGCCATGCCTCATGAACTGCCCCTTAATACCTCAGCTCATTAAGATGGTCTCTTCTGCACAGTTACAACCTTGCTATTGGAAATAGCAGTGACCGCAGCCTGTTCTGCAAGCTCAAGCTGGAGTACGCTGTGTTCGACGAAGGCCACTTGCTGAAGAACATGAACTCTCTGCGCTACCGACATCTCATGGCCATCAACGTAAGCTGCCCATGAGCTGCATGTATAGCTGTCATCAATAGCAACGTGTCAGTGGTCATTAAGAATAAATGCCTCGAGCTCTATTACAGCCACATGGTCTGTTTGTGTAAAAGCAGGACTGTGTGCTGCCCGAAGAGGTTAACCGCTGAGGTTTAACTGTTTTTGCCCCTTCATGACCTTAGGTTTCTCCTCTAATTGTGTCCCCCTAGGCTAAATATCGTCTGCTGCTCACTGGAACCCCGCTTCAAAACAACCTACTGGAGCTCATGTCTCTGCTCAACTTCATCATGCCCAACATGTTCTCCAGCAGCACTTCACAGATCTCCAAGATGTTCTCCATGGTAGAACCTACACACGCTTAGATGTCCATCTCTAATCGGGTTGACAATATTAGCAGATAATTATGAGTTTGTAACTGTGACTAAACTGTAACTAAATGGATGGTATTATAGTTCAATACatgtttaaacaaatataaaaaacccTGAAAACTAAAACTAGTCCTTTTAAATTCTGCATGTgcatttgctaaatattacacTAAAATGTAATGGTAAATGGGCatgcaaaattaaatatacaatatattggCAATTTATATTCAATATCGACCtatatggatatatttaaaatcattaaaatattggcTGGTAAATAATATTGTGCATCCTGTGTATCATTGCTCACAGTAAACAGCATAAAGCTGTTAGCACACTGTACTATTTCTGCCAAAGTTTTGACATCCAGGATTTTGTGGAAGTGTTAAAAGATTACATTGGGACATTAAtttcaattttctttctttctttctatctttctttctaaaacattAGCTTAAGGGCTTGCTTTTAGGACTGTCCAGATCCAGTTTGCGTGTCCCGTGGCGTTAATTGGAGATGCACCAAAACTGGATTTAGACTGACAGTCtgaacaagacttaatatcttagGAAGCACCCAGAATACCTTAGCAACACCCTTGTAACCACTTGGCTAGTGTAATGCCCTACAAAAGCACCCAAAACACCTTTACAACACCCTAACACCACCTAGCCATGCCAGAAAAAAGCACCCAGAATGGCCGGCCTAATGTCTAGATCTGAATCagaatgcttttattattattgcacagcCTGAAGGCCAACCTAATGCCATAGAAAGCACCTAGAGAACCTTAGAAACACTCTAACAACCACTGACTAATGCCCAGAGAACCCTGTATATCAACACTTTAGcatccacccagaacaccctagcatcaTGGCAAGCAGTGTCTTCAGCAAATGTCAACTCTATTTCACATACTTCTTCTATTTCTTTGGTTGGTTTCCACCAGAAATCTTCAGAGGAGCAGAGCAGCTTCGAGAGGGACAGGATCACCCACGCCAAGCTCATCATGAAACCCTTCATCCTCAGACGTGTGAAGAGCGAGGTGCATCTGCATGCAGACTCCATAAGCATTGTGCATAATGCATGTGCTCTCAGAAAAAAATCTGTTGGAcaacattttgaatgcattattcagTCTCACGAGCAGATGAGGCACCTTGCTTTCCGTGCTGACCGTCTGTGGCTCTAGGGCACTCGAGCAGGTCACTGACAGATGATGTGCCCAGCAGGTCCTGAAGCAGCTGCCTGCCAAAGAGGAGCAGGTTGAGTTTTGTGCCATGTCTGAGAAGCAGCAGGAACTCTACAGCGCTCTTTTCCACAGACTGAAGCGCTCCAGTAATGGGGAAAGTATGTATTTGAAGGAGATGTTTTTTATGTAAAGTACTGGCTTCAGTATATGTGAATCATAGTTTATTAACCATGTCTTTCTACAGAACGTGAGCTGACCAATGTGATGATGCAGTTGAGGAAGATGTCCAACCATCCGCTCCTTCACCGGCAGTATTACACCACAGAAAAACTCAAAGCTATGAGCAAACTCATGCTTAAGGTTTGAGAAATTTTGTATGAAGCGATACACATGAACTTTAGACCTTAGCAGGCCCAGATCGAATCCGGGTTTTGTTTTTTACGTTTTCTGCTCTTATTTTAAGTAGGCCAACTGAGCTCCGATTGCCAGACTTTTGACTGTCAGCATTAAGTCTGATACCATTTCTGGCTTATTCGGTCGGTTTTGCATTTCTGTCATGCACTTAATCTGCGTTAGTATGAAGTTATAGCTGATTTCTGTAAACAGCAGTAGTGGTAGGTCTTGGCTTAGTGTTTCATAAAGAACAGAAGCAGGGAATGAGCACAGTTAGGACAGATATTTATTGCGATTGTAGTTTTTAAGTTGCCATTGCTTGTTTTGTTATGTGTGTATCTTATCCGAAGAGTCTGTGTGTGTTACCGTCAATTCCAGGAGCCGAGTCACCGTGACGCAGATCCCGCTCTCATCCGAGAGGACATGGAGGTGCTCTCAGACTTTGAGTTGCACCGCCTCTGTCAGCAGTATTCTGCACTGCATGAATACCAGCTCGACACAGACATACTGCTGGACTCGGGGAAGCTCGGCCTCCTCGCACAGCTGCTGAACTCCCTGCAGGAGAAGGTTGGGGAAAACAGATTCCTGTTATGTTCGGCAGACCAGATTAGATTTTCAGCAACCCCTTAATGAAAGTTATTTAACAGTACAGAGAAATACACCGTGTTCCAAATCACACCATACTGTATACTGTCACCTAGTCACGTGGTATATACTTGGTTACAACACAGTAGACAAAATCATAATACCTTCTTTCTACTGTGGAACACAGAAGTAGACATTTCacagaatgttcacgctgctctgtTCCATACAATGACCTCGTCGTCTTCTCATTTCCATCAGTATGGTTAAtatcgctctttctctcctcccaGGGTGATCGCGTGGTGCTGTTTAGTCAGTTCACAATGATGCTTGACATTCTAGAGGTGTTCCTGAGACACCATAAGCACAGATATAACCGACTGGACGGTTCAACCCCCATGAGTGACAGGTAAACACACTTAGATGTCAGATGTTGAGGAGTAAAGGAATTGAGACTGAGATGATCTCAGATCATCATTTATGTGCTTCTATCGTCGGCTCAAGTCCAGACTCATGACAGGAGCGAGTGAGAGAGGTAATGGTGGCAGCTGGTGTTGAGGCGGAGATGATGCTTACTGTGCCTCGTCACAGCTGTGGTAAATCACGCATCGGGTCTCCTTCACTGACACACTGCTCTCCATCCGTGTCCTTGAAGACTTTGTCTTAGATTCACAGGAACAGACTATCGGCTTTATGTTCTGGCCAAGAACCACCAGTTAAGACGAGAAGGGACCATCTGTTTCGTCCTGTGAAAATGATTGCTCTGGTTTTGTGTTCTGTGCCTTTTTTTGAACAACCTaatgcaattatatatttttaaaaaatcaatttagAAATCTATGAATGTACATTATCACAAAACTTTACATCTTTGTTCATTattataagatttttattttgtatagatatttttttgtgtgtgtgtttctgacaaatatacattttacttaGTCTAAGTTAGTAGATGATGATCTAATTCTCAAAATagatgtaaacaattaaatacctaataataataattaactatgaCTATTGTGAAAAATGAAGTGGGACTGtaactaaaatgttaattaacTAGACACACTTAACATGATCCACAGGGACTTTTGCTACTGTTAGCTTACCATAAATCACTTCAGATGGAAAAAGGTGACTTCTTAATGCCAATTAAGTAAATGGACACTAAGTGTAAATCTCATTGGGCTTTTACAGAATCGGGCTGATTGACCAGTTCAACACAGACCAGGATATATTTGTGTTCCTGCTGTCCACCAGAGCTGGAGGACTGGGCATTAACCTGACTTCAGCCAATGTGGTCGTCATTCATGATATCGACTGCAACCCTTACAATGACAAACAGGCGGAGGGACGCTGCCACCGGGTGGGACAAACCAGGTAAGAGACACTGGACATGTGTGTCTCACAATAGGCATTCCTTCGTTTCACTAGTGTCTGTCCTAATGGTTTTATATCTGGCTGCATTATCCCATTTAAGGACGGTGAAGGTGATCAAGCTGATAAGTAAGGACTCCATAGAGGACGCCATGCTCCGCATTGGTGAAAGAAAACTCAAACTAGAGCAGGACATGACCGCAACTCAGGAGGGTGAGAACACTTTAATAAAGCTCACGGGGATTGTTCctgttttttgtaaattaatacaGATATGCTTGGTTCTTCCAGGTGAAGAGGACACATTACCTGATGATGTGACGTCGCTGCTCAGAGCTTCTCTAGGACTCTGAAAGCCGGCTCAGGCACAAAGTGTACTGTGATATTGTGACAGTTGACTGAATCTAAAGGGAAAAAAGTACTGTAGGGCATTAAGTTTGATTTTTCAATACGGCTCTGGAGAACATGAGGTTCGGAGGAGCAGATATGTTTACATTTCTACTGTTTTAGGAAAAAATACTGTAATGCTGTGGTGTTTGTGTGATTGTTTTTGTATTCGTGGAGGTGTAAAACCTcaattgtttgattaaaaaaagtgaacGTTGAatgaaatttgtattatttgctcTTTTCCAGAATTTTTCCAGAGTTTTGATCTGTGTCTCAGCTTAGAATCTCAGATAATGCAACAGTCAGTTTCCAACAAGTGAAATAAATGGCTTTATGCCATTATTTATTAGCCATTATGGCTCAATTATATAAAATCTTgatgcaaattatttaaaaataggcTATATGTGACAAAGTTGACTGTTTATGATTCGTAAAAGCgcaattacttaaaataaaaaagttaagttaattACTGACCGTAAACAAACCAGCGCATGTGTGACTGTATATTAGGCGAAGTATGGTAAACACTTAGAAAAATTGTAtttcacaaatacatattaaaataaaaatagaaacagcttaataataataataataataataataaattcagatAATATTTGGAATTGTCGAAACAGAAAGTAAGCACTTAATACATGAGAAATGCAGAAGAGGCTCTCTGTGACGAAAGTGCGAGGACGAATCACGAGGTGCGttccctctgtgtgtgtttgaacatTGGCGCGATCTGACTTCACGTCCTCTGTGAAATACTCGAATCCAACCCATAAATAAGTCCAAAAGACAGGTAAGTATCATTACTTGCAATTGcatgcttttttaaatgtataatacagCCGATTTATTCACAAAAGTGTCGTTAGTTtgagaaaaatacaaattgtgtTTTAAAACGCGGCTATCGACAGTCGATATCCAGTAATGAAGAGTTTACGGACCGTGTTTTATTCCTGTAACCGATCATTTAGACAGTAGGAGACCTGTTTAACGGTGTTTTCTGTGTGCAGTGTCAGCCAGTACGTtatctttgttgttgttgacgCGGTATGTAAGTGTCACGACATATATGGGCTCACAAAGACTaacctgaaagaaaacagcaggATGAAGAGCTAAGAAAACCTCCGCTGAAAGCTTTCAAATATGTGGACACCTCGTGAATATGATTTGAGTTCTGTCAGAGACTCAGATTCGCCTTCTGTAGGCTATTTGCGTTCtgtgaggttgctagggtgttgctaaggaTATCTGGCCTGTTCCTAGGGCGTTGCTAGGTAGAGGCGCTTAGTAGGGCCTGTGTTTGTCTTTGAATATGTGTTGACCCCTAATCTTTTTATCtcctttttaaagaaatgaatcacTGTGAGCTTGAAGAAGTGACGCACCACATCGACAACAAGATTTCCATGATTAAACGACTCCTGGAGCTCCGAGCTGTTGGTATGCTGCACCACACCAGTTATGAACCCAAAATAATTCACTGGGAAATAAAGCAggaaattcaatttaattcaattcaagtttatttgtatagcactttttacaatacaaataattgcaaagcaactttacagaaagttaagtttctacaatatttagtagtagcttatcagtggtgactgtcagtttatgtgcataagacaggaacattattaacagcaattattgtatgatgcaatcacacttgtagcaatatttgttagttctttATGCTGTTTTAcagttagcatcatctggggtcctctgaggggtcagaatcatctcttctcaggtgttctggatccagactggagcttaaatgtgtaaatcctagttacatcccgtggcaaaacagagaaacaaatagagacataattagcgttgctgctgttccaacaaagtaaaattaatcagtttaacCCAATATAAAGagtaagaatgcgcatttgatcagatgcaactgcagtcacaatttaagaggtgcattatttgaatgcttggcgaaagatatgtatttttaatctagatttaaacagaaagagttgtgtctgaaccccgaacattatcaggaaggctattccagagtttgggagccaaatgtggaAAACCTCTACCTCCTTTGGTGGATTTTGCTATCctagcgtgatggattgtagcgtggtataaggcttgttgtatgcaggagctaaaccatttatggCCTTAtaagtaagtaataataatttgtaactgatacagaacgtAGTTGGTagtcagtgcagagactgtaaaatacggttaatatgatcatattttcttgacctggtaaggactctagctgctgcattttggactacctgtagcttgtttattgaagaagcaggacaaccacctagaagtgcattacaatagtccagtctagaggtcatgaatacatgaactagcttttctgcatcagaaacagataacatgtttcgtagcttggcaatgtttctaagatggaagaaggttgtttttgtaacatgggaaatatggttttcaaaagagtTTGCtgaagttgctgtctaatataccacccagatttctgactgtagaggaagtaacaatacatccgtctagttgcaaactgtagtctactagattttGTGCACCGTTTTTTGgttcaataattaatatctctgtcttatctgaatttaataggagaaaatgattggtcatccaatcttttacatttttaacacactctgttagcttagataatttagaagtttcatctggtctagttgagatatatagctgagtatcatcagcataacagtggaagctaatcccgtattttctaataatattaccaaggggcaaaatgtatattgaaaatttaaggggacctaggacggatccttgtggcactccgtattttactggtgatgaatgagatgactccccatttaaataaacaatgggGAGTGTGATAATCGCTACCATAAACAAAAGGGTagcgattggacaggtaggatctaaaccatcttagagcctgcccttgaagtttaaatgaagtgaagttTATCATTAAATTTGCAGTATGCCAAGGACGATAACTACAACAATAACTATATAGATATAGTTGATAAAATTGCTCTAAATTTAACTGAATAGCAGATTccacaccacagcagtaatgataATGGCACAGAGGAACGAACGATACTGTTGAAATcgctttaagaatttttttttcttttttttttctggctgatgaatgataaatacATTGACAGCCAGAATCCATCCTGACACTTTTTCTGACAACAGAAGCGCGTGcttataatataaagaaaacactACTCTGCGTTaatgtggatgctaatatagttaaaTTGTTATTCTTGGCGTGAACAGGCCTTAATTGAACTCAATATGGTGATAAATTAAACCAGTCATAGTAATGTTTTTCAGTAATGAGCCGTTTTTTGATATACAAATTTGTACATGTaattgtagtttatttttttggttgCGTTTGCATGCATCCAAATAGTTGATGTTTACCAGTAAAGACACAACATAGGAGAAGGTCTTAATAAACATCACTATTTGACGCTCcaaaaagctaaatatttttgGTTGTCAAATTTTTGGTGCATCACTATCTGTTTCACAAATTGACTtgtatttaatagttttaaattGTGTTCCTTGGTGGTGGTATGATTTATTAAGGTATGCctcctgtgttttttttctttagcaaaaGATCCAGACAAACGGGGGACTCTTCTCAAAATCGAGCAGGAAGTCTCTGCTATCAACGAGCTTCTGGATCGCTTTGAGAGATATGTGGGCGAGCAGAGAGGCTTGCTGAAGCATTTGAAGgtgttatttttcattcatatttatttcataGATAATAACTGTAATTGTAACATTGAGTAAGCTTTTCGGAAATGCTAAATCAATTAAATCAATTGCTTCACAAAATGATCTACTCTTTCAAGTTTGATATTATGCTCTGTGAGCCATTGGTTTTGAAGCTACATGAAGCAGTGTTTCAAAAGCACCCTTCACTAGGAACACTTTATCAGATATGATCTAAAGCTGTATGTTTACTTTGGTTCTCTTATGTAAATCTTTTATTGATCTTGTCGACAGGATCTAGAAGGGTTTTTCCAGGAGGACGAACAGGATGCCCTTCACCTCAAGAGCAACATCCCTCCACACATGCCCAAAAGAGGCCAGCAAGCATCTCTGCAAGGGTATTTcctgtttttgtgtttctttccTAACTATACCACAGTGGGATGATGGCTTATTCAGTTTACCTCATCATTAAGAAGCACAAAAAGCATGAATCACCTCAGATGGCTTCTATTTGACTGAAACTGATGAGTTTGGCTTTTGTTTTGTCTTCAGAGGAGGACAGGTGGCAGTTCAGAGCAGGCAGACAGATGCACCACCCGCCCCTCAGGAACAGGGTCCGCCCAGGAAACCTCAGCGCAACCAGATCAAAGAGATGGAGTTCATTACCATCCCAGAGTTTGACAGCATACCACCGTGAGTCCTTCCACAACTGTCTGAAAAGAGTCTTTGAGCAAATATAGTAAAGAACAGTAAACAGCAGCTCTTTTCCAAAACCCAGTGAGccgcctacatagacagcatcgTAGGCGCAATGCTGTTGTGAAGGCTGTTTCAAAAGCTAGGCTACCATCTGAGATACCGTTTTTTGGCAATCCCAGAAAACACTGTCACATGATTTTTGTGCTGTTAcaaaaaaatatggaaaaactatttataaatagGCTGGTTTACCTAATATTTATGTGGTGTAAATTTTTGATTATAGCAAGCTGATAACTTTGCAAATTGTTTTGACTTTATAGAGTACAACAGTTCCAAGTATTTTACTCGTTAATTTTTCCCCGGTGAGGATTTTAAATAAAGTCCCAGAGTTTAAGCCATGAATCAAACCGACCAACAACAAGGTGAATAGCAACTttacaaacttttatttgaagcaaaaaaaaaaaaaaaaagtttcaggcAAAAAAATAAGGGTACAAGACTTTGTACTTAACGGCTTCAGTGATGGAAAGAACTAGAATCCAATGCATTTCAAATCACAGTCTAATTGAAAATGATAGCGGAATATAAAACTATTAACTTAAAGTTGTAGATTATAACTATAGAACCAATATGTTGTTGTACTGTtttctgattggtggagatttctttgctgaatcatgggtaatgtagttgtcACTGTTTAATGCGATTGTTTAAAACGTATGTTTAAATAATATGGGCTGATGTCTTTAACTAAAGCATAAACCATCGATTAACAACCTCATAGCTCACAGTAGGTCTGTCTTTAACAATTTATTGTTCACTACAAGTTATTGTTAACATTCATTTCCCCTATGGAGAAACTaaatgggatttttacttccGGAGCTCAACTGTTGCACTTTACTGAAATCAGTGCTATTTGAGTGCTGAGTTGCTACAGTACCTATGTAGATTATCTCAAAATGGTTACGTATGACAATTCATTGTGGTTAGGAAAGTAATTATCCGTGTAGGTATTCGAAAGCAAgagagctcactaggttttggaacaagaATGCcatgattaaccaatcagaaccaGGTATCCCAGAGAACGAGTTAATGAGATTCTGTTTTAATTCGGCATCTTTCAGATGTTTGATCAAATTCACATGCAGTTTATTCACtttatgcttttatttgaaaAGCCTTCTCTTGTGCCGTCACAGGTACATGAAAGGCCGTGTGACGTACGACCAGCTGAACGCAGCGGTGCAAAGCATAAACACAGCTGTGTCGTCAAAATATAAGATCCTCCATCAGCCAGTCAAAACCCTGAACAATGTGTCCCGCACGCTCCACCAGCGCTTTAAAGACCAAGAAACAAAGGACACCAAGGGTATCACCATTTTATCTGTCTGTCTCGTCCAGAGCTGCTGGTCAAAGGCTTATTTGACCTCATTTAGCACTGCAGTCCATCACGTATTAACAGTCTTGTCATATCTATTAACTGGTATAAGTGCTCTGATAACTAAGGTCATTTATCCTGGTCTGGTATTTAATAAGCTCTTACGGGCTGAAAGAGGTCATCCATCAACTCCTTTTGTTTCCTGCAGGTCAGTTTTTCATCGTGGAGCAAGATATCAGAGAGTTTGCCCAGCTGAAAGTGGACAAACGGTTTGTGGGCATGTTGAACATGCTGCGGCACTGCCAGCGTCTGAAGGAAGTCCGAGGCGGCGGTCTCACACGCTTCATCCTGCTCTAAGACTCATAGACGCCCACTTCTACATCACATTGCTGAAAGATACTAAAAGATATTTTAGTTGAGAGCCGTTTGCCGGGGAATGATCTTCAGTgtccatttgattaaaaatagaaatgatgTCTAATCATCTTGATTTGCATCTGCTCAATCTGAGGCCTAAAACCTGGCAGAGGAATGGATTTATGGCTAAACATAAATTACACACAGTCAAACATCAAATGCTGAAAGCTTTGTGTGCTTGAAAGATGTTGCAAATAAATTATATGATGATTTCAGAACTGACATTTGGTGTCAACTTTGTGTAATTTGTTATAGAACAAAAACTCATTATTTTTCTTCAATTAATGTCAGCAAAAGATTTAATTTGCTCATAAATCCAGAAGTGTTGTTCTAAGAACCCATTAGAAATTCCCATGGGCATCCCATTGGGGGATTATCATTCCGGGTCGGACTACACATTGACTTTGTGAATTAACAGTTGGGTCGCTTTATCTGATGATGTAATTATAATTTGATTGCTGTATTGTTTATATTGGTGGAAAAGTATCGGAGCTTAAATAAAATTGCTGTTTTTGTAACCTCATCTCAGAAGTCAGTGTCATTTCAAAAGTTCtgacattttagttttattcatttgaGACAAGAGGCTCGAGTTCAAAGTACCCGAGAGACGTGTGAAGATGAATCCGACTCGTCAACTTTACCCTGCATTTCTCACCCAAAACTCAACCGAGCATGAAAAGTTACATATCAACCACTGTAAGTTAGGCATTTCTGTTCTTGCTTTGTCATCTTCATTTGTTAGAAAGACATAAAGACTCCATGCAGAGGACACTGCATTTACACATACGATGACGGGGGCTTTAAGAGAACTGGTAGGCCAGCTCTTACATTACATCGTAGTTTGATTGtccagttttcacaaaaattgtTCTGTTTTTTCAGGCGAGAAGCCCTGTGCTTGTTGCAGCCATTTTCATATCAGGAATAGGAGGAACCTTTCAATACGGCTTCCATATCTCGGTCCTTAACTCACCATCACTTGTAAGTACCTgcatttttcagtaaaaaaaagggTCTTGGGTTGATTTACTGTCTCTTTTGAGCTGCAAATAGAGAA includes these proteins:
- the smarcad1b gene encoding SWI/SNF-related matrix-associated actin-dependent regulator of chromatin subfamily A containing DEAD/H box 1b isoform X2, translated to MSSTREAASDHEDSSAESDTIIPETPETKRPSGSSLSIALSDSDIEISGSSMMPVSCSPTKLYNGMVDTLISRQEESKMKKVLSSEDVISLSDEEEVTVVKKRLKHSRTTRSTSQALQTQQKGSHMVTNSTCLSPLKTSGMAASDSVHQRRQQQIRSASQESDSSHHRRKRRASAVDDSEEEGSEPRSKDQERMLRKLQRKFPHLNKNELRDVLQEHSWLIDDALETLRMFSDLVESEDDASTAAKLTKKVTNTRQQAQVIHLPSPSQPKPCRPLDRTRTSQRSVKQSVVTKNVYVSSEEECSDSEASLVNVLLDSDSDQSHETLSKLKSEILSFFQTASVDELTLIAGCSSKKAQKITELRPFKTWKDLDDTMHRGNGLSTELLTGCREVLKEREVVKGLMSRCEEISVKLIKDVTKVMNNGPGSMSQPQILTSTFQLKPYQLIGLNWLALLHQNKLSGILADEMGLGKTIQTISFLAYLYQEGNLGPHLITVPASTLDNWVRELKLWCPSFKVLVYYGSAEDRKYMRYEILDQLVEYHIIVSTYNLAIGNSSDRSLFCKLKLEYAVFDEGHLLKNMNSLRYRHLMAINAKYRLLLTGTPLQNNLLELMSLLNFIMPNMFSSSTSQISKMFSMKSSEEQSSFERDRITHAKLIMKPFILRRVKSEVLKQLPAKEEQVEFCAMSEKQQELYSALFHRLKRSSNGEKRELTNVMMQLRKMSNHPLLHRQYYTTEKLKAMSKLMLKEPSHRDADPALIREDMEVLSDFELHRLCQQYSALHEYQLDTDILLDSGKLGLLAQLLNSLQEKGDRVVLFSQFTMMLDILEVFLRHHKHRYNRLDGSTPMSDRIGLIDQFNTDQDIFVFLLSTRAGGLGINLTSANVVVIHDIDCNPYNDKQAEGRCHRVGQTRTVKVIKLISKDSIEDAMLRIGERKLKLEQDMTATQEGEEDTLPDDVTSLLRASLGL
- the smarcad1b gene encoding SWI/SNF-related matrix-associated actin-dependent regulator of chromatin subfamily A containing DEAD/H box 1b isoform X1 translates to MSSTREAASDHEDSSAESDTIIPETPETKRPSGSSLSIALSDSDIEISGSSMMPVSCSPTKLYNGMVDTLISRQEESKMKKVLSSEDVISLSDEEEVTVVKKRLKHSRTTRSTSQALQTQQKGSHMVTNSTCLSPLKTSGMAASDSVHQRRQQQIRSASQESDSSHHRRKRRASAVDDSEEEGSEPRSKDQERMLRKLQRKFPHLNKNELRDVLQEHSWLIDDALETLRMFSDLVVESEDDASTAAKLTKKVTNTRQQAQVIHLPSPSQPKPCRPLDRTRTSQRSVKQSVVTKNVYVSSEEECSDSEASLVNVLLDSDSDQSHETLSKLKSEILSFFQTASVDELTLIAGCSSKKAQKITELRPFKTWKDLDDTMHRGNGLSTELLTGCREVLKEREVVKGLMSRCEEISVKLIKDVTKVMNNGPGSMSQPQILTSTFQLKPYQLIGLNWLALLHQNKLSGILADEMGLGKTIQTISFLAYLYQEGNLGPHLITVPASTLDNWVRELKLWCPSFKVLVYYGSAEDRKYMRYEILDQLVEYHIIVSTYNLAIGNSSDRSLFCKLKLEYAVFDEGHLLKNMNSLRYRHLMAINAKYRLLLTGTPLQNNLLELMSLLNFIMPNMFSSSTSQISKMFSMKSSEEQSSFERDRITHAKLIMKPFILRRVKSEVLKQLPAKEEQVEFCAMSEKQQELYSALFHRLKRSSNGEKRELTNVMMQLRKMSNHPLLHRQYYTTEKLKAMSKLMLKEPSHRDADPALIREDMEVLSDFELHRLCQQYSALHEYQLDTDILLDSGKLGLLAQLLNSLQEKGDRVVLFSQFTMMLDILEVFLRHHKHRYNRLDGSTPMSDRIGLIDQFNTDQDIFVFLLSTRAGGLGINLTSANVVVIHDIDCNPYNDKQAEGRCHRVGQTRTVKVIKLISKDSIEDAMLRIGERKLKLEQDMTATQEGEEDTLPDDVTSLLRASLGL